The sequence CAGAGGGAAGTATTGAATGGACTGATACCTTAAAAATTGGAGATACAGTCTTAATGCTTCCGACAAATGACCATAAGTATTTTTATCTTATAGATAAGGTGGTGAGATTATGACATTACCTATTAGTTATTTAAGAATCAATAGTGATGTACAAGCTATTGAAGAGCAAAAGGAATTACAAGTTCAAGAAACTATAAAAGAAAAGGATGTTCTCTTTGATTATACAACAGGAAAATTCTACTATGATGGATTAGAACCTAGAAAAATCTACAATAAAGTAGAAATTATAAAAGAATGGATTAAAAAACTTTTCTATACTGAAAGAGATAGGTGGAATGTCCATATTAAAGATGTAGGTTACCCCTTTGGATTAAATATCTACAAATATGTAGGACAACAATTATATCCTAATACGGACCTAATAGAACTTATCAAAGATGACATTTATAATTCCTTGAAAAATCATAAGGATATTGAGGAAATACATTGTTTACAGCTTATACAGATTGATGACAAGATGTATTGTGGATTTATAGTTGAATTAAAAGAGAGTGCTTTTGAGGTAGAGGAGGTAATAAAAGTTGAGTGATGAAAGAATAAATAAAAAAGTCAATGATATGGCTGAAATGATTTCCTATAATACCTCAACTGGAAGTTTTGCTAGAGATATTATTACATCAGTAGCTATAGAAATGGTAAAAGAGGAAGATGATTATTCAGAACAACTTGATAAAAGACTTATAGATACAGCAACAGGAACTGACTTAGATATTTCATGTGCTGATAAGGCTTTAGATAGGCTTCAAGCAACTAAATCAACTGGTCAAGTAAAAATAACAGGAGTAAATGGAAGTCTTATTAAGAAAGGTTATATAGTTATAAATTCAAGTACAGCAACAGAGTATGAAATCTTAGAAGAAAAGACAATAGAAAATATCTCTACTACTGTAAAAATTCAATGTACTAAGGCTGGAACTGTTGGTAACTGTGAAGTAGGACAAATTAATAAATTTGGAGAAGAATATACAGGACTTTCTAAGGTAGAAAACTTAGAAAATATTACTAATGGAACAGATATAGAAACAGATGATAATTTCAGAAAGAGAGCTTTAGATTATATCAGAAAGCCAAGAATGAGCTGGAATAAATATGTATTTGAGGATAAAGCTAAGGAAGTTAAAGGAGTTGAGCATTCTCATTGTATTCCTAGATGGAGTGGTGCTGGAACTGTTAAGCTAGTTATAACAGAGCAAGGGAAAGAAGTAGTATCTTCTGAACTTAAAGAAAAAGTGAAAAATTATATAGATTTAGAAATTATTTCAGATATAGATTTAACTGTTGAAGGAGTTGAAATCAATAGAGTTGATATTGTAGTTAAAGGAACTATATCAAGTGATTTTAATGAAGAAGCAGCTAAAACAACACTAACAGAAAAATTAAATAATTTTTTCTTTGAGAATTTATTCCAAGAAAAGATTTTTTATTTTGATATTGTTGAAACTATCCAACATGCTGGGTGTATTACTAAGATAGGAGATATTACAGTAGCTGGAAGTAGAAATGATATAGAACTCAATGAAAATAAACTTTGTAAAGTAAATACTATTACTATAAACCCTTTAGAGTAGAAAGGAGGATTTAATGGCTGGATTAACACATTTAGGAGAAAATCTAATTATAAATGAAGTTTTTAGAAAAGAGGGAAAAAACTATTATTTGGGATTACTCAAAGCTGACCCTACTGACAATGCTTCCAATATTCAGGAGGTAGAGGGAACTTCATATGCTAGACAACAAATAACATTTGAAGAGCCACAGAATGGAGAAACCTATAATAAAAATGATATAA is a genomic window of Fusobacterium mortiferum ATCC 9817 containing:
- a CDS encoding contractile injection system sheath initiator produces the protein MTLPISYLRINSDVQAIEEQKELQVQETIKEKDVLFDYTTGKFYYDGLEPRKIYNKVEIIKEWIKKLFYTERDRWNVHIKDVGYPFGLNIYKYVGQQLYPNTDLIELIKDDIYNSLKNHKDIEEIHCLQLIQIDDKMYCGFIVELKESAFEVEEVIKVE
- a CDS encoding baseplate J/gp47 family protein; its protein translation is MSDERINKKVNDMAEMISYNTSTGSFARDIITSVAIEMVKEEDDYSEQLDKRLIDTATGTDLDISCADKALDRLQATKSTGQVKITGVNGSLIKKGYIVINSSTATEYEILEEKTIENISTTVKIQCTKAGTVGNCEVGQINKFGEEYTGLSKVENLENITNGTDIETDDNFRKRALDYIRKPRMSWNKYVFEDKAKEVKGVEHSHCIPRWSGAGTVKLVITEQGKEVVSSELKEKVKNYIDLEIISDIDLTVEGVEINRVDIVVKGTISSDFNEEAAKTTLTEKLNNFFFENLFQEKIFYFDIVETIQHAGCITKIGDITVAGSRNDIELNENKLCKVNTITINPLE
- a CDS encoding phage tail fiber protein translates to MAGLTHLGENLIINEVFRKEGKNYYLGLLKADPTDNASNIQEVEGTSYARQQITFEEPQNGETYNKNDINFPVATENWGWITHIGLFDNVSGGNLIAYSALDYRKEIRAADIYKIPNAFFIFKID